In Gimesia benthica, a single window of DNA contains:
- a CDS encoding VOC family protein: MNAEHELNLETLELKAFVPAKDFELSKRFYSDLSFQVPWSSDELAYLHCGNCTFLLQKYYVRELAENFMMHLSVQNVDDWREHVREQQIAEKYGVTVTEPEQRPWRMRDFVLYDPSGVLWRIAENTD; this comes from the coding sequence ATGAATGCGGAACACGAATTGAATCTGGAAACGCTCGAACTGAAAGCCTTTGTGCCTGCGAAGGATTTCGAACTTTCCAAACGCTTTTACTCGGATCTCAGTTTTCAGGTTCCCTGGTCTTCGGATGAACTGGCCTATCTGCATTGTGGTAATTGCACGTTTCTGCTGCAGAAATATTACGTCAGAGAGCTGGCTGAGAATTTCATGATGCATCTCTCGGTCCAGAATGTGGATGACTGGCGGGAGCACGTGCGAGAACAGCAGATTGCCGAGAAGTATGGCGTGACAGTGACCGAACCGGAACAACGCCCCTGGCGGATGCGGGACTTTGTACTATATGACCCCTCCGGTGTATTGTGGCGGATCGCGGAAAACACGGATTGA
- a CDS encoding HD-GYP domain-containing protein — protein MITEIQEKPELTHSDAAGNQETVAIRVEDLIVGRTIQNPIHDANGVLLLAEGSVITSRFKDLLRERKQSHVELHGDDAATVSLNALVGNPLVDDPNRGIFSTELTEKLDKLIESGSMFVANTGPALRDSMVVHGCKGYDREHRENLFAQQQSFGESLDNMMRGALKGSTPKGSEIAGIAANYLTQLTSDADCVISVAMEAGSDETLSQHCLQMSLLGMAIGSELNLDETNVRNIGLCGLVHDWGMVKVQAKIGKWRRKLDPLERMELQKHPIFSLEILEDVAGIPSIVPVVCYQVHEQPNGAGYPRQRTQNMIHLFARILNVAHWYVSLTSSREDRPALMPYAAMEYMLRMTNTKTIDSSSMRALLNLLSLFPVGSFVTLTDGSAARVIRRNGENYTSPIVQIIQTADGKQADPLDPNCIIDLRQSDLQIDQALPTPGKDEIDLSSELFYGQV, from the coding sequence ATGATTACAGAAATTCAGGAAAAACCAGAACTCACTCACAGTGATGCAGCGGGAAATCAGGAGACCGTTGCGATTCGTGTAGAAGATCTGATCGTGGGACGCACGATTCAAAATCCGATCCATGACGCGAATGGTGTGCTCCTGCTGGCTGAAGGTTCCGTGATTACCTCACGTTTCAAAGATTTATTGCGCGAGCGAAAACAGAGCCATGTGGAACTGCACGGTGACGATGCTGCTACTGTAAGTCTGAATGCGCTGGTGGGTAATCCGCTGGTCGATGATCCCAATCGGGGGATTTTTTCGACCGAGTTGACAGAGAAGCTGGATAAGCTGATCGAATCGGGGTCGATGTTCGTCGCCAATACGGGGCCAGCACTCCGTGATTCGATGGTGGTGCATGGCTGTAAAGGATATGACCGGGAACATCGGGAAAACCTGTTCGCTCAGCAGCAGTCCTTCGGCGAGTCACTGGATAATATGATGCGTGGTGCTCTCAAGGGAAGCACGCCGAAGGGGTCTGAAATTGCTGGCATCGCTGCCAATTACCTGACTCAACTGACTTCCGATGCCGATTGTGTGATCTCAGTTGCCATGGAAGCTGGCTCCGACGAAACCCTTTCGCAGCACTGTCTGCAGATGTCGCTGTTAGGCATGGCAATTGGTTCCGAACTGAACCTGGATGAAACCAACGTAAGAAACATCGGTCTGTGTGGATTGGTGCACGACTGGGGCATGGTCAAGGTGCAGGCCAAAATCGGTAAATGGCGTCGCAAGCTCGATCCGCTGGAGCGGATGGAATTGCAGAAGCATCCTATCTTTTCTCTGGAAATACTGGAAGATGTGGCCGGGATTCCGAGTATTGTGCCGGTCGTCTGTTACCAGGTACACGAACAGCCAAATGGTGCCGGGTATCCTCGTCAACGGACTCAGAATATGATTCACCTGTTCGCCCGGATCTTAAATGTGGCGCATTGGTATGTATCACTGACCAGTTCCCGGGAGGACCGCCCTGCCCTGATGCCATATGCGGCCATGGAATACATGCTGCGGATGACTAACACGAAAACGATCGATTCTTCCTCCATGCGGGCCCTGTTGAACCTGCTCTCGCTGTTTCCGGTGGGAAGTTTCGTCACCCTGACAGACGGGAGTGCGGCCCGGGTGATTCGTCGTAACGGGGAAAATTATACGAGTCCGATCGTACAGATCATCCAGACCGCGGACGGCAAACAGGCCGATCCCCTGGATCCGAATTGCATTATTGATCTCCGCCAGAGTGATCTGCAAATAGATCAGGCCCTGCCCACCCCCGGCAAAGATGAGATCGATCTGTCATCAGAACTGTTTTACGGGCAGGTTTAA
- a CDS encoding sugar phosphate isomerase/epimerase family protein, with amino-acid sequence MEKWPIGVFASVDAGLGVHFDVVQELGIPTIQIHAPHAETRTKEVAEDFIKKCNDAGIQLTCVFGGFDGESYADIETTKKTVGLVPAETRAARTEEMKEISDFAKLLGCDTVALHIGFVPEDRECDDYKDLVKTTQDLLDHVKVNGQNLNLETGQESADHLLDFIGDVARDNLKINFDPANMILYGTGDPIAALKRVGHLVGSVHCKDATWAPEDQRGVAWGAEVPLGDGDVGMGTYLRTLNEIGYTGPLTIEREIPEQRDQQKADIGKAVALLTELKEQLA; translated from the coding sequence ATGGAAAAATGGCCTATTGGTGTATTCGCATCCGTCGACGCGGGACTGGGGGTACACTTCGATGTCGTCCAGGAGTTAGGAATCCCCACGATTCAGATTCATGCCCCCCATGCGGAGACTCGGACGAAAGAAGTTGCAGAAGATTTCATCAAGAAATGCAACGATGCCGGCATTCAGCTGACCTGCGTCTTCGGTGGTTTTGATGGCGAAAGCTACGCAGATATTGAAACAACGAAGAAGACCGTGGGGCTGGTTCCTGCCGAAACCCGGGCCGCCCGCACAGAAGAGATGAAAGAGATTTCCGATTTCGCCAAACTGCTGGGTTGTGATACCGTGGCGCTGCACATTGGCTTCGTTCCCGAAGATCGTGAATGCGACGATTACAAGGATCTGGTGAAAACCACCCAGGATCTGCTGGATCATGTCAAAGTGAACGGCCAGAATCTGAACCTCGAAACCGGGCAGGAAAGCGCCGATCATCTGCTTGATTTCATCGGTGATGTGGCTCGTGACAATCTGAAAATCAACTTTGATCCCGCGAACATGATTCTGTACGGGACGGGCGATCCGATTGCTGCCTTGAAACGGGTTGGCCATCTGGTCGGCAGTGTGCACTGCAAGGATGCCACCTGGGCTCCTGAAGATCAACGTGGCGTGGCCTGGGGAGCAGAAGTGCCTCTGGGGGACGGCGATGTTGGCATGGGAACTTACCTGCGGACTCTCAATGAAATCGGTTACACTGGCCCGTTGACCATTGAACGGGAAATTCCCGAGCAGCGGGATCAGCAGAAGGCTGATATCGGCAAAGCGGTCGCTTTGTTGACAGAGCTGAAAGAACAGCTGGCCTGA
- a CDS encoding universal stress protein, with product MIEINKILIPTDFSEPSQAATQYAVELARKFDAQLHLLNVIEDPVVYMPMFESYALPPKEDFENFSKTRLENWILDEDKEGLDLVTHWVHGNPFVDILKYAKKEDIDVIVVGTHGRSFTAHLLLGSVAEKVVRKAPCPVLTVRPKGHQFIHPAQD from the coding sequence ATGATTGAAATCAATAAAATCCTCATCCCCACAGACTTCAGTGAACCCTCTCAGGCCGCTACTCAATACGCCGTCGAACTGGCAAGGAAATTCGATGCCCAGCTGCACCTGCTGAACGTGATTGAAGACCCCGTGGTCTACATGCCCATGTTCGAAAGCTATGCACTGCCGCCCAAGGAAGACTTCGAAAACTTCTCCAAAACCCGTCTTGAGAACTGGATCCTGGACGAAGATAAAGAAGGGCTCGATCTGGTTACCCACTGGGTACACGGCAATCCGTTTGTCGATATTCTGAAGTACGCGAAAAAAGAAGACATCGACGTCATCGTGGTCGGCACACACGGTCGTTCCTTCACCGCGCACCTCCTGCTCGGAAGCGTGGCAGAGAAGGTCGTGCGGAAAGCCCCCTGTCCGGTTCTGACCGTCCGCCCGAAGGGACACCAGTTCATCCATCCGGCACAGGACTAA